In Paramormyrops kingsleyae isolate MSU_618 chromosome 5, PKINGS_0.4, whole genome shotgun sequence, one DNA window encodes the following:
- the sirt7 gene encoding NAD-dependent protein deacetylase sirtuin-7: MEDSSSAGSSFSSRAKRKAQERAKILQREDQRRTLKLVSRILKTSEWERTAEDVAELERHSETVRELCRRQMRRNILKRKQEEVFDGMDDLQRKVAQLAVAVRGARNLIVYTGAGISTAASIPDYRGPNGVWTQLQKGQSVSTSDLSEAEPTLTHMAIRMLHEEKLVQHVVSQNCDGLHLRSGLPRRVLSELHGNMFIEVCTSCSPAREWVRLFDVTERTALHRHGTARLCGHCGGELCDTIVHFGERGTLEQPLNWEGAVRAASAADVILCLGSSLKVLRKYSCLWCMNRPANRRPKLYIVNLQWTPKDDLATLKIHGKCDDVMRLLMEELDIQVPSYVKAEDPIFSLATPLRPGEENSHTRKVISPSTGLEERMTGTEGPCPEAPIQGGWFGRGYSKGRKKKKTTA; the protein is encoded by the exons ATGGAGGACTCGTCGTCTGCGGGGAGCAGCTTCTCGTCCAGAGCCAAGAGGAAGGCGCAGGAGAGGGCTAAGATCCTGCAACGGGAGGACCAGCGGAGGACGCTGAAGCTG GTGTCGCGGATCCTGAAGACGTCGGAGTGGGAGCGGACGGCCGAGGATGTGGCAGAGTTGGAGAGGCACAGCGAGACTGTGCGGGAGCTGTGCAGGAGGCAGATGCGGCGGAACATCCTGAAGAGGAAGCAGGAGGAG GTATTTGACGGCATGGACGACCTGCAGCGGAAAGTGGCACAGCTGGCGGTGGCGGTCCGCGGCGCCAGGAACCTCATCGTGTACACAGGAGCGGGCATTAGCACG GCGGCCTCAATCCCCGACTACCGAGGCCCAAACGGCGTGTGGACTCAGCTGCAGAAAGGCCAATCAGTGAG CACGTCGGACCTGAGCGAGGCAGAGcccacactgacacacatgGCCATCCGGATGCTGCACGAGGAGAAGCTG GTGCAGCATGTGGTGTCTCAAAACTGCGACGGGCTGCACCTGCGCAGCGGACTGCCGAGACGCGTCCTGTCTGAGCTCCACGGCAACATGTTCATCGAG GTGTGCACCTCCTGCTCCCCGGCGCGGGAGTGGGTCCGGCTGTTCGACGTGACGGAGCGGACCGCTCTGCACCGGCACGGCACGGCCAGGCTCTGCGGGCACTGCGGAGGGGAGCTGTGTGACACCATCGTGCATTTCGGGGAGCGCGGCACCCTGGAGCAGCCGCTGAACTGGGAGGGGGCCGTCAGGGCCGCCAGCGCTGCCGACGTCATCCTCTGCCTGGGCTCCAGCCTCAAG GTGCTCAGGAAATACTCCTGCCTGTGGTGCATGAACAGGCCAGCCAACAGGAGGCCGAAGCTTTACATAGTCAACCTGCAG tGGACACCAAAGGATGACCTGGCAACCCTTAAAATCCATGGGAAGTGTGACGATGTCATGCGTCTTCTGATGGAGGAGTTGGACATCCAGGTTCCTTCCTACGTCAA AGCAGAAGACCCCATTTTCAGCTTGGCCACACCGCTGAGACCTGGAGAAGAAAACAGCCACACTCGTAAAGTGATATCGCCATCTACAGGGCTGGAGGAGAGAATGACAGGCACCGAGGGGCCATGTCCGGAAGCCCCCATCCAGGGTGGATGGTTCGGACGAGGTTATTCCAAGggaaggaagaagaagaaaacaaCAGCCTGA